CTAGCGCAACGTTTGCGCGTAGACCAGCGGGTACACTTTGCTGGCCAAGTACCTGACAACGACTTAGCAGGTTACTATGCGGCTTGTGATATCTTTGCCATGCTGACTTTGCATGATCCCAAAGCGAGATTTATTGATGGTTTTGGTGTGACATATTTAGAAGCCAGTTACTTTGGTAAGCCTGTAATTGCTTCGCGTTTAGGTTCTGTAACTGAGGTCGTAAGTCACGAAGAGAACGGTCTATTAGTTAACCCTAAATCTGGCTATGAAGTTTTTCAAGCTTTTAAACGCTTGTGTCAAGACCAGCAATTGCGCGAACAACTTGGTCGCAAGGGTAAAGAATTAGCAAGGCGCAAAACTCTTCACCGGATGCTTTATCAAGAAAATTAACCACCGCCAACAATGGTGACAACTTCCAAGCGATCGCCTGGCTGTACTATAGTTTGTGACCAAAATTGGCGATGTAAAATTTCCCCGTTATACTCCACCGCCACCAAGCGCGGGTTGAAACCCAACTGCTGTAATAAATCAGGTAACAACGATGGAGAGGAACAAACGCGGGTTTCTCCATTTACCTGAAGGGTAATTTGCTCGGACATAAAATCAAGTATGAAGTATTGTTCTCCTGCCTTTTAACAAATGACCATTGACTAATGACCATTGACTCCCCACTCAATTTTGAATGCTTTCTTGTTGTGGTTTGACTCGATTTAGCTGAGATAGCAAGTATTGGGTAACTAAAGTAGGCTGTTCCGCTTGCATGAGCGATCGCACCACCGCCACCCTTTCGGCTCCCGCATCAATGACATCATTGATATTATTGGCATCAATGCCGCCAATGGCAAACCAAGGTATGGGACTATTTTGAGCAGCGTACCGGACATATTCTAAGCCGGCTGCGGCCTTACCTGCTTTCGTGGGAGTTTCATAAATCGGGCCGACACCGATATAATCTGCACCGTCGGTAATGGCTTTTTGCATTTCTTCAGAATTAGTGGTGGAACGACCAATTATCTTCTGTGGCCCCAATAATTGTCGCGCCATAGCGATTGGCATATCCTGTTGTCCCAGATGTACGCCATCGGCATCTATAGCTAAAGCTAAGTCTACGCGATCGTTCATAATAAACAAAGCGCCGTAAGCATGACATAGTTGCCGGAGTTTAGTGGCTTGTTCTAGCCGTACAGTGTCATCGGCGTTTTTATCCCGATACTGTAATAAGGTTAATCCGCCTTTGAGTGCAGATTCCACGGTGGCTAACAAAGTATCTGATGGGGATGTGACTAAATATAAATGCGATCGCCACAATAATTGATGACGCTGATAACCCATCAAATTGCTTTCTAGGGTGTAAACCCGATAGCGCATCTGCTTAAAAGCTTTGCCCATATTTAAGTTATGCAGCTTACCGTATTCTTCCAATACTCGCAATGCTTCTTGGACACGGCAAAAGTTAGCTTGCAACAACGACTTAATCCCAGAACGTTGTTCTTCTTGCGGATGGGATAATTCAGTACCGATATCTCCTACTGTATCTCGCGCCGCCCGGATTTCCGCCGTATGCCATTTAGCTAACTCTTGTCGCAGGTATTTGCATTCCCCTGCTAACTGGACATTATTCAACCCAAAACGACACCACTCCTCAATGATGCGTAAGCCTTCACGAGTGCGGTCTAAATTAGCATCTAATATGCGGTAAACAACTTGCTGTATTTGCTCTTTTTGGCTATACGGCTCGACCATTACCACAACTCCATTAGTGCTTTCATAATAGTCAGCCTCTTTCATATATGCAATATTTTTAGCATCGTTAATTTACTAAGCAAGAGGTCTGAAGAACATAAAAGTATGAAGTGTGAAGTATGAAGTATGTAGAAACCCCTTGGGTAGCTTCCCGGAGGGTAATTTCATCTTTCAGCCTTTACCTTTCACCTTTGATAATCTCTTCATTAATTACTTTGTCTTCAAAATAGCCAATCGGTCAATATTGTGGGTAACATTATCGACATAATACTGTCTAAGGGTATAAGACTTTATTGTTATTTCTCAGGAGTATTGTAAAAATGGCTTCCCCTAATGTGTCTGGTCAATATCTTAGACTAGCGCTTAAGCGAGTAATCCTTAATCAACCGCATCCATCTCTAGACTTAGCTATACCTATAGCTTTTGGTTATTCATTTATGTTTGGTATGGGATTGGCAACCCTAACTTTGCTGGCAATCAACAGTAGCGCCGTTGCTCAGATGCCATCTATACCAGATCAGATGCCCCTTGGTGAAAGAAAACTTTCTCAGGTTAATGTCCTATTTGTCAACCCAAGTATCGGGGATGACACTACAGGCAATGGGAGCGATCGCACTCCTTTCAAAACTATTACTCAAGCAATACGAGTTTCTTCAGGCAATACAGTAATTATGCTGGCTCCTGGTAATTACAGTGCCGAAACTGGAGAGATGTTCCCCTTAATACTACGCTCTGGAATTACCATTCAAGGTGATGCAAGTAACAAAGGCAGCGGAATTACGATTCAAGGTGGTGGTACATATCTAAGTCGTAGTTATGGTGGGCAGAATGTGACGATTGTGGCTGCAAACCAAGCAGAGTTAACGGGGGTGACTGTCACCAATGCTAATCCCCGCGGTTATGGTTTGTGGATTGAATCAAGCAACCCCGTCATTTCCGACAATACATTTACAGGAAATACCCAAGATGGTGTGGCTGTCAGTGGTAATGGCACACCGACAATTAGTAAAAATTATGTTTATCGCAATGGAGCCAACGGTATTACCCTCAGTGGTAGTTCTCAGGCTAAGGTACAGGAAAATATTTTTCAAGAAACAGGTTATGGGGTCAATATCACCCAAAATGCCGCACCTGTAGTTATAGGTAATCAAATTCAGAACAATCGTTCGGGAATTTT
This window of the Nostoc sp. HK-01 genome carries:
- a CDS encoding thiamin-phosphate pyrophosphorylase — encoded protein: MKEADYYESTNGVVVMVEPYSQKEQIQQVVYRILDANLDRTREGLRIIEEWCRFGLNNVQLAGECKYLRQELAKWHTAEIRAARDTVGDIGTELSHPQEEQRSGIKSLLQANFCRVQEALRVLEEYGKLHNLNMGKAFKQMRYRVYTLESNLMGYQRHQLLWRSHLYLVTSPSDTLLATVESALKGGLTLLQYRDKNADDTVRLEQATKLRQLCHAYGALFIMNDRVDLALAIDADGVHLGQQDMPIAMARQLLGPQKIIGRSTTNSEEMQKAITDGADYIGVGPIYETPTKAGKAAAGLEYVRYAAQNSPIPWFAIGGIDANNINDVIDAGAERVAVVRSLMQAEQPTLVTQYLLSQLNRVKPQQESIQN